A region of Streptomyces sp. TG1A-60 DNA encodes the following proteins:
- a CDS encoding universal stress protein translates to MSGLVVVGVDGSPSSLAAVDVAVREARSRSAGLRVVHGFTWPALHPPVGPSPLGPAHSALREQVEHMVMEAVQRARTRAPDVDVTHAVIVGEALAVLEGQSHDAALLVVGDTGHGRFAGVLVGSVAMHLAGRAHCPVMVVRGRPGPAGPVLMGVDGSPGSRAAAAFACTEAALRGAELVAVHVWGTRGDRSELMPGLPAEEEHAARLRAEGEQVLTEVLRGLSVPQTGMRVGRRLVRGPVRQSLVEESEGAQLLVVGARGHGGFTGLLLGSVSQAVLHQAHCPVGVVRATRAGE, encoded by the coding sequence ATGAGTGGGCTCGTGGTTGTCGGGGTGGACGGTTCGCCATCGAGCCTTGCCGCGGTGGACGTCGCGGTGCGGGAAGCGCGGTCGCGGTCAGCGGGACTGCGTGTCGTGCACGGATTCACCTGGCCCGCCCTGCACCCACCAGTCGGCCCGTCCCCGTTGGGCCCGGCGCACAGCGCGTTGCGTGAACAGGTCGAGCACATGGTGATGGAAGCGGTGCAGCGAGCCAGAACCCGGGCACCGGACGTGGACGTCACCCACGCGGTGATCGTCGGCGAGGCACTGGCGGTGCTGGAGGGGCAGTCACACGACGCGGCCCTGCTCGTGGTCGGCGACACGGGGCACGGGCGCTTCGCCGGAGTGCTGGTGGGCTCGGTGGCGATGCACCTGGCGGGACGTGCTCACTGCCCGGTCATGGTGGTGCGGGGCAGACCCGGACCGGCAGGACCGGTGCTGATGGGCGTGGACGGCTCACCGGGGAGCCGGGCCGCTGCGGCGTTCGCCTGCACCGAGGCCGCACTGCGGGGCGCCGAACTGGTCGCTGTGCACGTGTGGGGGACCCGTGGGGATCGCTCCGAGCTGATGCCTGGGCTCCCGGCGGAGGAGGAGCACGCCGCCCGGCTCCGAGCAGAGGGGGAACAGGTGCTCACCGAGGTGCTGAGGGGCTTGAGCGTGCCGCAGACAGGAATGAGGGTGGGCCGCCGCCTGGTGCGGGGCCCTGTGCGTCAGTCGTTGGTCGAGGAGAGCGAAGGGGCCCAGCTGCTGGTCGTGGGGGCACGAGGGCACGGCGGCTTCACGGGACTGCTTCTGGGATCGGTCAGCCAGGCGGTCCTCCACCAGGCCCACTGCCCTGTCGGTGTCGTACGGGCCACCAGGGCAGGCGAGTAG
- a CDS encoding enoyl-CoA hydratase-related protein, which yields MHILLLASAFNSLTQRLHAELRDRGHTVAVELALPGSPLPEAVRRHAPQLIVAPMLKTAIPEEVWTAHTCLVVHPGPMGDRGPSSLDWAIHEGVEQWGVTVLQADGEMDAGDVWACVPCRIPQVSKSELYRGEIADAALEAVMLAVERFAGGTHAPRQQDADDTVGTRPYLDQSVRRIDWTEDSTQDVLRKLRAADSQPGVLDVLLGGEWYLHGGHPESVLRGRPGELLATRAGALCRATKDGAVWIPELRPRRGSGQPSTFKLPAVRALGDRLPPLPEHALPPLPEVRHRTWTDIRYREDGNVGFLSFSFPGGAMSTEQCRRLLDAYREACARPTSVLVLGGERDLFSNGIHLNVIEAADDPAAESWANINAIDDLVEAVLTTTDRLVVSAVAGNAAAGGVMLALAADEVWCRSGAVLNPHYRLMGLYGSEYWTRTLPRRVGPATAERLMREALPVSSASALRLGLVDRVIGCGPGEFAGEVGGLAARLASRPATASRITAKKTELDRLESATPLAGFRERELVRMRRTFDDPDAPYHALRRSFVHKERPPRTPPHLGPAPAARTAPMPSAAHVTGTAPDDVSSRAND from the coding sequence GTGCACATCCTGCTCCTAGCCAGCGCGTTCAACAGCCTCACCCAGCGCCTCCACGCCGAACTGCGCGACCGTGGCCACACGGTGGCGGTGGAACTCGCCCTGCCCGGCAGCCCGTTGCCGGAAGCCGTGCGGCGGCACGCACCGCAGCTCATCGTGGCGCCGATGCTGAAGACGGCGATTCCCGAGGAGGTGTGGACGGCGCACACGTGCCTCGTCGTCCATCCGGGGCCCATGGGCGACCGCGGGCCGTCCTCCCTGGACTGGGCGATCCACGAGGGCGTCGAACAGTGGGGCGTCACCGTCCTGCAGGCCGACGGGGAGATGGACGCCGGTGACGTGTGGGCCTGCGTACCGTGTCGGATTCCTCAGGTGTCCAAGAGCGAGCTGTACCGGGGCGAGATCGCCGACGCCGCGCTCGAGGCCGTCATGCTCGCGGTGGAGCGCTTCGCCGGGGGAACCCACGCACCGCGCCAACAGGACGCCGACGATACGGTCGGCACGCGTCCGTACCTCGACCAGAGCGTCCGGCGGATCGACTGGACAGAGGACTCCACACAGGACGTCCTGCGCAAGCTGAGGGCAGCGGATTCGCAGCCCGGTGTGCTGGACGTGCTGCTCGGCGGTGAGTGGTATCTGCACGGCGGTCACCCCGAGAGCGTGTTGCGCGGCCGTCCGGGCGAACTGCTGGCCACCCGCGCCGGGGCGCTCTGCCGGGCCACCAAGGACGGCGCCGTGTGGATCCCCGAGCTACGGCCCCGGCGCGGGTCCGGGCAGCCCTCCACCTTCAAACTGCCTGCCGTGCGGGCACTGGGCGACCGGCTGCCGCCGCTGCCCGAGCATGCCCTGCCCCCGTTGCCCGAGGTGCGGCACCGTACCTGGACGGACATCCGCTACCGGGAGGACGGGAACGTGGGCTTCCTCTCGTTCTCCTTCCCCGGCGGCGCCATGAGCACCGAGCAGTGCCGACGCCTGCTGGACGCCTACCGGGAAGCGTGCGCGCGGCCCACGTCTGTGCTGGTGCTGGGCGGCGAACGGGACCTCTTCTCCAACGGGATCCACCTCAACGTCATCGAGGCCGCCGACGACCCCGCTGCCGAGTCCTGGGCGAACATCAACGCCATCGACGACCTGGTCGAGGCGGTCCTGACGACGACGGACCGGCTGGTGGTCTCGGCGGTCGCGGGCAACGCCGCGGCGGGCGGGGTGATGCTCGCCCTGGCGGCCGACGAGGTGTGGTGCCGCTCGGGCGCCGTGCTGAACCCTCACTACCGTCTGATGGGCCTGTACGGCTCGGAGTACTGGACGCGCACTCTGCCACGCAGGGTGGGTCCCGCGACCGCCGAGCGGCTCATGCGTGAGGCTCTGCCGGTGAGTTCGGCGAGCGCACTGCGCCTCGGGCTCGTCGACCGCGTGATCGGATGTGGTCCTGGCGAGTTCGCGGGGGAGGTCGGCGGCCTGGCCGCGCGACTGGCCTCACGTCCGGCTACGGCGTCACGGATCACCGCGAAGAAGACGGAGCTGGACCGGCTGGAGAGTGCGACCCCGCTCGCCGGCTTCCGCGAGCGGGAGCTGGTCCGGATGCGCCGCACCTTCGACGACCCGGACGCCCCGTATCACGCTCTGCGTCGCTCCTTCGTCCACAAGGAGCGACCACCGCGCACCCCGCCGCACCTCGGTCCGGCCCCGGCTGCGCGAACGGCTCCGATGCCCTCTGCCGCGCATGTCACCGGAACGGCCCCCGATGACGTCTCGTCACGGGCGAACGACTGA
- a CDS encoding DUF6084 family protein, with the protein MTEFSFACTGVRADRYAAGPTLVFRLRVTAAGNARVHALALRCQIRVEPARRGYEPVEADGLADLFGERSRWGSTLQPVQFAQVSLMVPGFTGETEADLVVPCTYDMDIAATRYLTALTGGEAPLLMLFSGTAFTGAGGFQVEPVPWDREAAFRLPVATWREMVEQHFPGCGWIRLPRETMDALLAYRSRHALPSWEAALNALLDAGGAADPPRSDPFRALTGTTGRTDP; encoded by the coding sequence GTGACCGAGTTCTCCTTCGCCTGCACCGGCGTCCGCGCCGACCGGTACGCCGCCGGTCCGACCCTCGTCTTCCGGCTGCGCGTCACCGCCGCCGGCAACGCACGCGTGCACGCCCTCGCGCTGCGCTGCCAGATCCGCGTCGAACCCGCCCGCCGCGGCTACGAGCCCGTCGAGGCCGACGGGCTGGCGGACCTCTTCGGCGAGCGCTCACGCTGGGGCAGCACGCTCCAGCCGGTGCAGTTCGCCCAGGTCTCGCTCATGGTCCCCGGCTTCACCGGAGAGACCGAAGCCGACCTCGTCGTGCCCTGCACCTACGACATGGACATCGCCGCCACCCGCTACCTCACCGCCCTCACCGGTGGTGAGGCGCCACTGCTGATGCTCTTCTCCGGCACGGCGTTCACCGGAGCCGGCGGATTCCAGGTCGAGCCGGTCCCGTGGGACCGGGAGGCGGCCTTCCGGCTGCCGGTCGCCACCTGGCGGGAGATGGTGGAGCAGCACTTCCCCGGGTGCGGCTGGATCCGGCTTCCGCGCGAGACCATGGACGCCCTCCTCGCCTACCGCTCCCGGCACGCCCTGCCCTCATGGGAAGCCGCCCTCAACGCACTGCTGGACGCCGGCGGGGCCGCGGACCCGCCCCGGAGCGACCCCTTCCGCGCGCTCACCGGCACCACCGGAAGGACGGATCCGTGA
- a CDS encoding nickel-dependent hydrogenase large subunit codes for MAPTTKASGDGSGLVEMAWDPITRIVGSLGIHTKIDFKQKRVAECYSTSSVFRGYSVFMRGKDPRDAHFITSRICGICGDNHATCSVYAQNMAYGVKPPHLGEWIINLGESAEYMFDHNIFQENLVGVDYCEKMVKETNPGVLELAERTEAPHAAEHGYRTIADIMRSLNPLEGEFYREALQVSRYTREMFCLMEGRHVHPSTLYPGGVGTIASVQLFTDYLSRLMRYVEFMKRVVPLHDDLFDFFYEALPGYEEVGRRRVLLGCWGALNDPEYCDFTYANMTDWGRRMFVTPGIVVDGELVTSDLTEINLGIRILLGSSYYEDWQGQEQFVTHDPLGNPVDPRHPWNQHTIPAPQKRNFDDKYSWVMSPRWFDGKDHLALDTGGGPIARLWSTALSGLVDIGYIKATGHSVVINLPRTMTKPETTFEWKIPKWSNALERNRARTYFQAYAAAVALHCAEKGLEEVRAGRTQTWERFEVPDEGIGVGFTEAVRGVLSHHMVIRDRKIANYHPYPPTPWNASTRDTFGTPGPYEDAVQNTPIFEENTPENFKGIDIMRTVRSFDPCLPCGVHMYVGGGKTVKSMHVPTGLSGLGG; via the coding sequence ATGGCACCGACGACGAAGGCGTCCGGCGACGGCAGCGGCCTGGTGGAGATGGCCTGGGACCCGATCACACGGATCGTGGGCAGCCTCGGCATCCACACGAAGATCGACTTCAAGCAGAAGCGGGTCGCGGAGTGCTACAGCACGTCGTCGGTCTTCCGGGGCTACAGCGTCTTCATGCGCGGCAAGGACCCCCGCGACGCCCACTTCATCACCAGTCGCATCTGCGGGATCTGCGGGGACAACCACGCCACCTGCTCGGTGTACGCGCAGAACATGGCGTACGGCGTGAAGCCCCCGCACCTCGGCGAGTGGATCATCAATCTCGGCGAGTCCGCGGAGTACATGTTCGACCACAACATCTTCCAGGAGAACCTGGTCGGGGTCGACTACTGCGAGAAGATGGTCAAGGAGACCAACCCCGGTGTCCTCGAACTCGCCGAGCGCACCGAGGCCCCGCACGCCGCGGAGCACGGTTACCGCACGATCGCCGACATCATGCGCTCGCTCAACCCCCTGGAGGGCGAGTTCTACCGCGAGGCCCTGCAGGTGAGCCGCTACACGCGGGAGATGTTCTGCCTCATGGAGGGCCGCCATGTGCACCCCTCCACGCTCTACCCGGGCGGCGTCGGAACGATCGCCTCCGTGCAGCTCTTCACGGACTACCTCAGCCGGCTGATGCGCTACGTGGAGTTCATGAAGCGCGTCGTGCCCCTGCACGACGACCTGTTCGACTTCTTCTACGAGGCGCTGCCCGGCTACGAGGAAGTGGGCCGCCGACGTGTCCTGCTCGGCTGCTGGGGAGCGCTCAACGACCCCGAGTACTGCGACTTCACCTACGCGAACATGACGGACTGGGGCCGGCGCATGTTCGTCACACCCGGCATCGTCGTCGACGGCGAACTCGTCACCAGCGACCTCACCGAGATCAACCTCGGCATCCGCATCCTGCTGGGCAGCTCCTACTACGAGGACTGGCAGGGCCAGGAGCAGTTCGTCACCCACGACCCGCTCGGCAACCCGGTGGACCCGCGCCACCCGTGGAACCAGCACACCATCCCCGCCCCGCAGAAGCGGAACTTCGACGACAAGTACAGCTGGGTGATGTCGCCCCGCTGGTTCGACGGCAAGGACCACCTCGCCCTGGACACCGGCGGCGGCCCCATCGCCCGCCTGTGGTCCACCGCCCTGTCCGGACTCGTCGACATCGGGTACATCAAGGCCACCGGCCACAGCGTGGTCATCAACCTGCCCCGCACCATGACCAAGCCGGAGACCACCTTCGAGTGGAAGATCCCGAAGTGGTCCAACGCGCTGGAGCGCAACCGCGCCCGCACGTACTTCCAGGCGTACGCCGCCGCCGTCGCCCTGCACTGCGCGGAGAAGGGCCTGGAGGAGGTCCGGGCCGGACGCACCCAGACCTGGGAGAGGTTCGAGGTCCCGGACGAGGGCATCGGCGTCGGCTTCACCGAGGCGGTCCGGGGCGTGCTCTCCCATCACATGGTGATCCGCGACCGCAAGATCGCCAACTACCACCCGTATCCGCCGACCCCCTGGAACGCCAGCACCAGAGACACCTTCGGCACGCCGGGCCCGTACGAGGACGCCGTGCAGAACACCCCCATCTTCGAGGAGAACACCCCGGAGAACTTCAAGGGCATCGACATCATGCGCACCGTCCGCAGCTTCGACCCCTGCCTGCCCTGTGGCGTCCACATGTACGTCGGCGGCGGCAAGACGGTGAAGTCGATGCACGTGCCCACCGGCCTGAGCGGACTGGGCGGATGA
- a CDS encoding hydrogenase expression protein HypE, which produces MTEATPGTVDAADAGGAPADETPTIHILWINAGLSCDGDSVALTAAMQPTIEEIVLGALPGLPKIAVHWPLIDFECGPVGGSDTFIEWFFKGERGEIDPFVLVVEGSIPNEAIKPEGYWCGFGDNPETGQPITTSEWIDRLAPKALAVVAIGTCATYGGIHAMAGNPTGAMGVPDYLGWDWKSHAGIPIVCVPGCPIQPDNFSETLTYLLYQAAGAAPMIPLDDKLRPTWLFGATVHEGCDRAGYYEQGQFALSYDSPTCLVKLGCWGPVVKCNVPKRGWMNGIGGCPNVGGICIACTMPGFPDKFMPFMDEPPGAKVSSNASGAYGAVVRKLRSITARTVDKEPKWRRTGDKITTGYRPPW; this is translated from the coding sequence ATGACTGAGGCGACGCCGGGCACAGTCGATGCCGCGGACGCAGGCGGCGCGCCCGCCGACGAGACACCCACGATCCACATTCTCTGGATCAACGCGGGGCTGAGCTGCGACGGCGACTCGGTCGCGTTGACGGCGGCCATGCAGCCCACCATCGAGGAGATCGTGCTGGGTGCGCTGCCGGGGCTCCCGAAGATCGCCGTCCACTGGCCGCTCATCGACTTCGAGTGCGGCCCGGTCGGCGGCTCGGACACGTTCATCGAGTGGTTCTTCAAGGGGGAGCGCGGCGAGATCGACCCGTTCGTCCTGGTCGTCGAGGGCTCCATCCCCAACGAGGCGATCAAGCCCGAGGGCTATTGGTGCGGCTTCGGCGACAACCCGGAGACCGGTCAGCCGATCACCACCAGCGAGTGGATCGACCGGCTCGCCCCGAAGGCACTGGCGGTCGTCGCCATCGGCACCTGCGCCACCTACGGCGGCATCCACGCCATGGCGGGCAACCCGACCGGCGCGATGGGCGTGCCGGACTACCTCGGCTGGGACTGGAAGTCCCACGCCGGCATCCCCATCGTGTGCGTCCCCGGCTGTCCGATCCAGCCCGACAACTTCTCCGAGACGCTCACCTATCTGCTCTACCAGGCGGCCGGCGCCGCCCCGATGATCCCGCTGGACGACAAACTGCGTCCCACCTGGCTCTTCGGGGCCACCGTGCACGAGGGCTGCGACCGCGCGGGCTACTACGAACAAGGCCAGTTCGCCCTGTCGTACGACTCGCCGACGTGCCTGGTCAAGCTCGGCTGCTGGGGCCCGGTCGTCAAGTGCAACGTGCCCAAGCGCGGCTGGATGAACGGGATCGGCGGCTGCCCCAACGTCGGCGGCATCTGCATCGCCTGCACCATGCCCGGCTTCCCCGACAAGTTCATGCCGTTCATGGACGAGCCACCCGGCGCCAAGGTGTCGAGCAACGCCAGCGGAGCCTACGGCGCCGTGGTCCGCAAGCTGCGGTCGATCACGGCCAGGACGGTGGACAAGGAGCCCAAGTGGCGCCGCACCGGAGACAAGATCACCACTGGATACCGACCCCCGTGGTGA
- the hypB gene encoding hydrogenase nickel incorporation protein HypB → MCRVVDLRRTVLARNDASAHELRARLAARGTAVVNLLSSPGSGKTALLEGELLRARERSVPVAALSADLATENDAARLARSGVPVKQVLTDGLCHLEAGMLAGHLDGWLPDDTRLLFVENVGNLVCPASYDLGETLRVTLASVTEGEDKPLKYPTAFGLAHLVVVTKTDIAEAVEFDEALFRAHVEQVNPGVEVVLTSARRGQGVGALLDRAMAAADGAPLHAPVMARPPHHHGHTHAHPEATGTMAHTHS, encoded by the coding sequence ATGTGCCGAGTCGTCGATCTGCGCCGGACCGTACTCGCGAGGAACGACGCGAGCGCCCACGAACTGCGTGCCCGCCTCGCCGCCCGAGGCACCGCGGTCGTCAACCTGCTGTCCAGTCCCGGCAGCGGCAAGACCGCACTGCTGGAGGGCGAACTGCTGCGGGCACGGGAGCGGTCCGTTCCCGTCGCGGCGCTGAGCGCCGATCTAGCCACCGAGAATGACGCGGCACGCCTGGCGCGTTCCGGTGTCCCGGTCAAGCAGGTGCTCACCGACGGACTGTGTCATCTGGAAGCGGGGATGCTCGCCGGGCACCTGGACGGGTGGCTGCCCGACGACACCCGGCTGCTGTTCGTGGAGAACGTCGGCAACCTGGTCTGCCCGGCCTCCTACGACCTGGGGGAGACGCTGAGGGTCACCCTCGCCTCCGTGACGGAGGGGGAGGACAAGCCGCTCAAGTACCCCACCGCCTTCGGTCTCGCCCACCTGGTCGTGGTCACCAAGACCGACATCGCCGAGGCCGTCGAGTTCGACGAGGCCTTGTTCCGCGCGCATGTGGAGCAGGTCAACCCCGGAGTCGAGGTGGTCCTGACCTCGGCACGTCGGGGGCAGGGCGTCGGCGCGCTGCTCGACAGGGCGATGGCAGCCGCGGACGGCGCACCCCTCCACGCGCCGGTCATGGCCCGCCCGCCCCACCACCACGGTCACACCCACGCGCACCCGGAGGCCACCGGCACCATGGCCCACACCCACTCGTGA
- a CDS encoding cation transporter — MLTPLTDLWPLSWSIVVFLVATAVTVVCSVRLAGLGDTLADRTGWGEALFGAVLFGLVTSLSGIVMTAVSAAADQPRLAYSNAVGGIAAQTVAIVVADAFLRKVNLEHAAASLSNMLFGCLLVGLLGIALMATFSPPVTFVGLHPASVVMVAFYVGGIRLIRSRAEPMWRAVPTRDTLPDVPDEDTEGLGAHSTSRLWGQFAAVAGLVVIGGWAVARAAEGIVEHTGLSAGLVGAVFMGLVNALPETVTSIAAVRRGAVTLAIAAIVGGNCLDALNLVVGDIAYRGGSLFHAADPDELFLTSGALVMTAVLLGGLLIRQKRGWLRIGFDGILLIAVYASTVAVLAV; from the coding sequence ATGCTCACACCGCTGACCGACTTGTGGCCACTGAGCTGGAGCATCGTGGTCTTCCTCGTGGCCACGGCCGTGACCGTGGTGTGCAGCGTCCGGCTCGCGGGGCTGGGTGACACCCTCGCCGACCGAACCGGCTGGGGAGAGGCCCTGTTCGGCGCGGTGTTGTTCGGCCTCGTGACGTCCCTCTCGGGCATTGTGATGACCGCGGTGAGCGCCGCCGCGGACCAGCCTCGTCTCGCGTACAGCAACGCCGTGGGCGGTATCGCGGCGCAGACCGTCGCGATCGTCGTCGCCGACGCCTTCCTGCGGAAGGTCAATCTCGAACACGCCGCCGCGTCACTGTCGAACATGCTGTTCGGCTGCCTGCTCGTCGGGCTGCTGGGCATCGCTCTCATGGCGACGTTCAGCCCGCCCGTCACCTTTGTGGGCCTGCATCCGGCGTCGGTGGTGATGGTGGCCTTCTACGTCGGCGGCATACGGCTCATCCGTAGCCGTGCCGAACCCATGTGGCGGGCGGTGCCCACCAGGGACACTCTTCCCGATGTCCCGGACGAGGACACCGAGGGACTCGGCGCCCATTCGACATCACGGCTGTGGGGCCAGTTCGCGGCGGTGGCCGGCCTCGTCGTGATCGGTGGCTGGGCGGTGGCCCGTGCCGCGGAAGGAATTGTGGAGCACACGGGTCTGAGCGCCGGTCTCGTGGGGGCTGTGTTCATGGGTCTTGTCAACGCTCTCCCTGAGACGGTCACGTCCATCGCCGCCGTCCGGCGTGGCGCTGTCACGTTGGCCATCGCCGCCATCGTCGGCGGGAACTGTCTGGACGCGCTCAACCTGGTCGTCGGCGACATCGCCTATCGAGGCGGGTCCCTGTTCCATGCCGCGGACCCCGACGAGTTGTTCCTCACCAGCGGTGCGCTGGTCATGACGGCGGTCCTGCTCGGTGGACTGCTCATACGCCAGAAGCGCGGCTGGCTCAGAATCGGCTTCGACGGCATCCTGCTCATCGCCGTCTACGCGAGCACGGTTGCCGTGCTCGCTGTCTGA
- a CDS encoding hydrogenase maturation protease — MNLPPPAGPRTLVAGIGNIFLGDDGFGVETVRRLAGRDLPGHIEVVDIGVRGVHLAYQLLDGYDTLVLVDATARGEAPGTLYVIEHDVGGRSPSPGAPALDGHRMTPDTVLALLGTLCAGIGGAPPRRVLVVGCEPASVDERIGLSAPVSDAVPEAVRLIEELLHDGEPGESAPRATAGEIST; from the coding sequence ATGAACCTTCCCCCACCGGCAGGCCCAAGGACTCTCGTGGCGGGCATCGGCAACATCTTCCTCGGAGACGACGGCTTCGGCGTGGAGACCGTGCGCCGGCTCGCCGGGCGCGACCTGCCCGGACACATCGAGGTCGTGGACATCGGCGTGCGTGGGGTGCACCTCGCCTACCAGCTCCTGGACGGCTACGACACCCTCGTCCTCGTGGACGCCACCGCACGCGGCGAAGCCCCCGGCACGCTGTACGTGATCGAACACGACGTCGGCGGCCGGAGCCCTTCGCCCGGCGCCCCCGCGCTGGACGGCCACCGGATGACCCCCGACACCGTCCTGGCGCTCCTGGGCACCCTCTGCGCCGGGATCGGCGGCGCGCCACCACGCCGCGTCCTGGTCGTCGGATGCGAACCGGCCTCGGTGGACGAACGCATCGGTCTCAGCGCGCCGGTGTCCGACGCCGTACCGGAGGCCGTCCGGCTGATCGAAGAGCTGTTGCACGACGGGGAGCCGGGAGAGTCCGCGCCGCGGGCCACGGCCGGGGAGATCTCGACATGA
- a CDS encoding DUF5947 family protein, whose translation MSASQAPARRARPSGLRRYLTERPPRPERCELCAVPVTEADHRHLVDTEKRALVCACTACALLMEQPGAAAGRFRTVPARYLTDPAHRLDDDAWGALQIPVGVAFLFRNAALDRLVALYPSPAGATESELEPATWTAVLGGSRLAELLEPDVEALLLRRTDGRCECHLVPIDICYELVGRMRLLWQGFDGGAEARAALDAFFADVSRRARPVDEAVRP comes from the coding sequence GTGAGCGCGTCCCAGGCGCCCGCCCGGCGTGCGCGCCCCTCCGGGCTGCGGAGATACCTCACCGAGCGTCCGCCCCGGCCCGAGCGATGTGAACTGTGCGCGGTGCCCGTGACGGAAGCGGACCACCGCCACCTGGTGGACACCGAGAAACGTGCTCTCGTCTGCGCCTGCACCGCCTGCGCGCTGCTGATGGAACAGCCTGGCGCCGCCGCGGGCCGCTTCCGCACGGTCCCCGCCCGCTACCTCACCGACCCCGCACACCGCCTCGACGACGACGCGTGGGGCGCGTTGCAGATCCCGGTCGGCGTCGCCTTCCTCTTCCGCAACGCGGCACTCGACCGGCTGGTCGCCCTCTACCCGAGCCCGGCCGGAGCCACCGAGAGCGAACTCGAACCGGCCACGTGGACAGCGGTCCTCGGTGGCAGCCGTCTCGCCGAACTGCTCGAACCCGACGTGGAGGCGCTGCTGCTGCGCCGCACCGACGGCCGCTGCGAGTGTCACCTCGTCCCGATCGACATCTGCTACGAACTCGTGGGCCGCATGCGCCTGTTGTGGCAGGGCTTCGACGGCGGAGCCGAGGCCCGTGCCGCTCTGGACGCGTTCTTCGCGGACGTCTCGCGCCGCGCCCGGCCCGTGGACGAGGCGGTGCGGCCGTGA
- a CDS encoding hydrogenase maturation nickel metallochaperone HypA — MHEMSVALAVVDQVAEAATRAGDVTAVRSVRLQVGELAGVVPDALAFCFELACAGTPLEGAELVTEAVPGRARCTPCAHEWAVGMPPRLTCAECGGTRTELLTGRELQILDVHWEDGDPAPTPAHEPIPEER; from the coding sequence ATGCACGAGATGTCCGTCGCGCTGGCCGTCGTGGACCAGGTGGCAGAGGCCGCCACGCGTGCCGGAGACGTCACGGCGGTGCGGTCGGTACGGCTCCAGGTGGGCGAACTGGCCGGAGTCGTACCCGATGCGCTCGCCTTCTGCTTCGAACTGGCCTGCGCCGGAACCCCGCTGGAAGGTGCCGAACTGGTCACCGAAGCGGTGCCGGGGCGGGCCCGGTGCACGCCCTGTGCCCACGAATGGGCCGTCGGCATGCCACCCCGGCTGACCTGCGCCGAGTGCGGCGGGACACGCACCGAACTGCTCACGGGCCGGGAACTGCAGATCCTCGACGTGCACTGGGAGGACGGCGACCCCGCTCCCACGCCCGCCCACGAACCGATCCCGGAGGAGCGCTGA
- a CDS encoding DUF6400 family protein — protein MSSHGRALPGEPDEPAEASRPAADRPGARPLVDLDVDLSSHELLRRAHVLDALGPDWDPLAALRGEEAAYELLYSGLSAEQQRVYDELVAAGVLPRRGDGHAAA, from the coding sequence ATGTCCTCCCACGGCCGAGCCCTTCCTGGCGAACCGGACGAACCCGCCGAGGCGAGCAGGCCTGCGGCGGACCGGCCTGGCGCCCGCCCCCTGGTAGACCTGGACGTCGACCTGAGCTCACACGAACTGCTCCGGCGCGCTCACGTCCTGGACGCCCTCGGCCCCGACTGGGACCCCCTCGCCGCACTACGCGGCGAGGAAGCGGCGTATGAGCTGCTCTATTCCGGCCTCAGCGCGGAGCAGCAGCGCGTGTACGACGAGCTGGTCGCGGCCGGTGTCCTCCCGCGGAGAGGGGACGGCCATGCTGCCGCTTGA